A genomic region of Rhipicephalus sanguineus isolate Rsan-2018 chromosome 3, BIME_Rsan_1.4, whole genome shotgun sequence contains the following coding sequences:
- the LOC119384873 gene encoding uncharacterized protein LOC119384873: MQMVRYVFVHLLLPALAHVASATSTECGFSCPGGNEGSAQLLSIDKCLDQPEEGPRAAELNQAWTVASSSTATSPSSIKEQAPSAERCGLGDCATARITNQFALAMQMVRYVFVHLLLPALAHVASATSTECGFSCPGGNEGSAQLLSIDKCLDQPEEGPRAAELNQAWTVASSSTATSPSSIKEQAPSAERCGLGDCATARITNQFALAMQVGEPYDMFSKRSGDYFLVQLPSPQCCMVIIAECVHVIRALLILAGDIETNPGPSNSENVLAELRKLSAGQTQLIADVQGLRAQLGNTDKTISELNKRLTDLETHYQSLVPLRKEVEIMRTSTEQTACRIAALEGRIDDAENRSRRNNLIFYGIPDPSASETFAESEHLVVNLCRDNLQVHLEPRDIERAHRLGRHSVGRCRPIIAKIALHKTKTAILSNGRKLKGTGYGIGEDFSRSVQSARKQLIAFARSKNKPFSVHFKTLHINQKRYIFDDKSNTIKELS; the protein is encoded by the coding sequence ATGCAGATGGTCCGCTACGTCTTTGTTCATCTGCTGCTGCCTGCGCTTGCGCATGTGGCATCGGCAACATCAACGGAATGCGGCTTCAGCTGTCCCGGAGGCAACGAAGGCAGCGCTCAGCTCCTATCCATCGACAAGTGCCTGGATCAACCAGAAGAGGGACCCAGGGCAGCTGAGCTCAACCAGGCCTGGACGGTCGCATCATCGTCGACAGCAACAAGCCCGTCATCTATAAAAGAGCAAGCACCTTCAGCGGAGCGCTGTGGGCTTGGTGACTGTGCCACTGCACGGATCACTAATCAGTTCGCTCTCGCTATGCAGATGGTCCGCTACGTCTTTGTTCATCTGCTGCTGCCTGCGCTTGCGCATGTGGCATCGGCAACATCAACGGAATGCGGCTTCAGCTGTCCCGGAGGCAACGAAGGCAGCGCTCAGCTCCTATCCATCGACAAGTGCCTGGATCAACCAGAAGAGGGACCCAGGGCAGCTGAGCTCAACCAGGCCTGGACGGTCGCATCATCGTCGACAGCAACAAGCCCGTCATCTATAAAAGAGCAAGCACCTTCAGCGGAGCGCTGTGGGCTTGGTGACTGTGCCACTGCACGGATCACTAATCAGTTCGCTCTCGCTATGCAGGTTGGTGAGCCCTACGATATGTTTTCGAAAAGATCTGGTGATTACTTTCTGGTACAGCTGCCAAGCCCGCAGTGCTGTATGGTTATTATTGCAGAGTGTGTCCACGTAATTCGTGCACTGCTAATTCTGGCTGGAGATATTGAAACTAACCCTGGTCCTTCCAATTCTGAGAACGTTCTTGCTGAGTTGCGTAAACTGTCAGCCGGTCAAACACAACTAATTGCAGATGTCCAGGGCTTGAGAGCTCAGCTCGGTAACACTGATAAAACAATTAGCGAGCTCAACAAAAGACTAACAGATCTTGAAACTCATTATCAATCTTTGGTACCACTTCGAAAGGAAGTGGAGATCATGCGCACTAGCACGGAGCAAACGGCCTGCAGAATCGCTGCGTTAGAAGGCCGTATTGATGACGCTGAAAATCGCTCGAGGCGAAATAACTTAATTTTCTATGGCATACCGGACCCTTCCGCATCTGAAACATTCGCCGAGTCGGAGCACCTGGTGGTAAATCTTTGCCGCGATAACTTACAGGTGCACCTGGAACCAAGAGATATTGAACGCGCGCATCGTCTCGGCCGGCATTCAGTTGGTCGCTGCCGGCCTATAATCGCGAAGATTGCTCTGCATAAAACGAAAACTGCAATACTATCAAATGGTCGCAAACTCAAGGGGACAGGTTACGGCATAGGTGAAGACTTCTCACGCTCCGTCCAAAGCGCTCGAAAACAACTAATTGCGTTTGCGAGAAGCAAGAACAAGCCATTTTCTGTCCACTTTAAAACGCTGCACATAAATCAAAAACGCTACATCTTCGATGATAAATCAAACACTATCAAAGAACTATCGTAG